Proteins co-encoded in one Cupriavidus nantongensis genomic window:
- a CDS encoding site-specific integrase — MKPRPPSTRTAPDFPDAASVAALRAWHAGLGSRQAVAQYLGDDRAHGQSSRAILGRIRRQLAAFARQRGRDDLAALFEIPASERAAQGRAADRAIDLMRTLPAPRPSIADDIGHWLPARAVTALRAHGIDTLAALTVRIPRRRRWWTAIPGLGARSAAHIEAFFAAHPALTERARALVVQERRSVVVPWEQLRLPQEVDGSQGRFRAPRQTCTLTADNDYEAVQAWLALHESPATQRTYRKEAERLILWAIVERQRPLSSLTTEDAVAYRAFLRRPTPRDRWAGPPRSRTSPEWRPFTGALSARSVAHALSIVGAMFRWLAQQRYVLANPFAGIKVRGGGRTAALDSSHAFSEGEWRLVRTIADGLEWSYGWEAAAAQRLRFVLDFGYATGLRASELVAARLGDIGADREGDEWLQLTGKGGRSGKVALPPLARTALERYLTERGLPVSRRLWRPDTLLVGGLGGLGGLGGLTDTPDAGITTTRLGHIVKRFFLLAADVIGADHPTAAEKLRRASPHWMRHTHATHALARGVDLTIVRDNLRHASVSTTSVYLHSDEVKRARQMGQAFAAAIP; from the coding sequence ATGAAACCGCGCCCGCCTTCCACCCGTACCGCCCCTGACTTCCCGGACGCCGCCTCTGTCGCCGCGCTGCGCGCCTGGCATGCCGGGCTCGGCTCGCGGCAGGCGGTGGCGCAGTATCTCGGAGATGACAGGGCGCATGGCCAGTCTTCACGCGCCATCCTCGGCCGCATCCGGCGCCAGCTGGCGGCGTTCGCACGGCAGCGCGGCCGCGACGATCTCGCCGCGCTGTTCGAAATCCCTGCGTCCGAACGTGCCGCGCAGGGCAGGGCGGCCGACCGCGCCATCGACCTCATGCGCACGCTGCCAGCCCCACGGCCATCGATTGCCGACGATATTGGCCATTGGCTGCCGGCGCGCGCGGTGACTGCCTTGCGGGCCCATGGCATCGACACGCTGGCGGCGCTGACCGTGCGTATCCCGAGACGCCGCCGGTGGTGGACCGCCATTCCAGGACTCGGCGCGCGCAGCGCCGCGCATATCGAGGCATTCTTCGCCGCCCACCCGGCGCTGACGGAACGAGCCCGCGCGCTGGTCGTGCAGGAGCGGCGCAGCGTGGTCGTGCCCTGGGAACAGCTGCGGCTGCCACAAGAGGTCGATGGCTCGCAAGGGCGCTTTCGCGCGCCGCGGCAGACCTGCACGCTGACGGCCGACAATGACTACGAGGCAGTACAGGCCTGGCTGGCGCTGCATGAATCGCCAGCGACGCAACGCACCTACCGCAAGGAAGCCGAACGCCTGATCCTGTGGGCCATCGTCGAGCGGCAGCGGCCCCTGTCATCGTTGACCACCGAGGACGCCGTTGCGTACCGCGCCTTCCTGCGCCGCCCGACGCCTCGGGATCGCTGGGCAGGCCCGCCGCGCTCGCGCACGTCGCCGGAATGGCGGCCTTTTACCGGCGCACTATCGGCCCGGTCGGTCGCGCACGCGCTCTCCATCGTCGGGGCCATGTTCCGCTGGCTGGCGCAGCAGCGGTATGTCCTGGCCAATCCATTCGCGGGCATCAAGGTCCGGGGCGGTGGCCGCACCGCCGCGCTGGATAGCTCCCATGCCTTCAGCGAAGGCGAGTGGCGGCTCGTCCGGACCATCGCCGATGGACTGGAGTGGTCCTATGGGTGGGAAGCCGCCGCCGCGCAGCGCCTGCGTTTCGTGCTGGATTTCGGTTATGCGACAGGGCTGCGGGCGAGCGAACTCGTCGCCGCCAGGCTGGGCGATATCGGCGCCGACCGCGAGGGCGACGAATGGCTCCAGCTGACGGGGAAGGGCGGGCGTAGCGGCAAGGTGGCCCTGCCGCCGCTGGCGAGAACGGCTCTGGAGCGCTACCTGACAGAGCGCGGATTGCCCGTCAGCCGGCGCCTGTGGCGCCCGGACACGCTGCTGGTCGGCGGCCTGGGGGGCCTCGGGGGCCTCGGGGGTCTGACCGACACGCCGGACGCCGGCATCACGACCACCCGGCTTGGACATATCGTCAAGCGGTTCTTCCTGCTGGCCGCCGATGTCATCGGCGCCGATCATCCGACGGCGGCAGAGAAGCTAAGGCGCGCCAGTCCGCACTGGATGCGGCATACGCACGCCACACATGCGCTGGCGCGTGGCGTGGACCTGACCATCGTGCGGGACAATCTGCGGCATGCGTCGGTGTCGACGACGTCGGTCTATCTGCACAGCGATGAGGTAAAGCGGGCTCGGCAGATGGGGCAGGCGTTTGCCGCCGCCATCCCCTGA
- a CDS encoding tyrosine-type recombinase/integrase, giving the protein MTDFLAPGSTLTTPSDALRVLRKGTLPKHLDGSAGTNRNPGHPQIAADRDWDAIELWLNQYKGRVASATLLAYEKEVSRFYVWVLLTLEKPLSSIVRDDWLRYTEFLRDPRPADLWVGAKRPRLGRDGRVSDAYKPFAGPLQSKSISFAERAIRQMFLWLRDAGYLAENPLPKQPPRRGCQSDTEKAGRTRRTLADNQWRCLLDWLAASKRDTVNERRQYARNRWLIALFHSTGIRSSEALTAAMGDIEWAKDGRAQQGRAFLNVRAKGSKPRSIPLTDDVLLELAQYRQSFGLPAAIAPRESTPLIFSIQVKKGFTPITRQALYTVFKKMFEAAAKTLEDRSAAEHLRAASAHWLRRMAASAMLRNGAPVLVTSDVSESTDCSTTSLYSDLHAMDMHRYETLDHYQAGKQ; this is encoded by the coding sequence ATGACGGACTTCCTCGCCCCGGGCTCGACACTGACGACGCCAAGCGATGCTCTGCGGGTGCTGCGGAAGGGAACGCTTCCCAAACATCTGGACGGCAGCGCTGGCACCAACCGAAATCCAGGACACCCGCAGATTGCGGCGGACCGAGACTGGGATGCCATCGAGCTATGGTTGAACCAGTATAAGGGCCGAGTCGCGTCCGCGACTCTGCTCGCCTACGAGAAAGAAGTTTCGCGCTTTTACGTCTGGGTCTTGCTTACTTTGGAAAAGCCCCTTTCCTCTATCGTTCGAGACGACTGGTTGCGCTACACCGAGTTCCTTCGGGACCCCCGCCCAGCCGACCTGTGGGTTGGTGCGAAGCGGCCGCGTCTCGGGCGTGACGGCCGCGTTTCCGACGCGTACAAGCCGTTTGCCGGCCCGCTGCAGTCCAAGAGCATCTCCTTCGCGGAGCGCGCTATCCGGCAGATGTTCTTGTGGCTACGTGACGCCGGCTATCTGGCGGAGAACCCCTTGCCCAAGCAGCCGCCCCGTCGCGGATGTCAATCGGATACCGAGAAAGCGGGGCGGACTCGGAGGACGTTAGCGGACAACCAGTGGCGTTGCCTGCTGGACTGGCTGGCCGCCTCCAAGCGGGACACGGTCAACGAACGGCGTCAATATGCGCGCAACCGCTGGTTGATTGCCCTCTTCCATTCGACCGGCATCCGCAGCAGCGAAGCGTTGACGGCAGCCATGGGGGATATTGAGTGGGCAAAGGATGGCCGAGCCCAACAGGGTCGGGCGTTCCTAAATGTGAGGGCCAAAGGATCGAAGCCGCGCTCGATCCCATTGACCGACGATGTGCTACTCGAACTGGCCCAATACCGGCAGTCGTTCGGCTTGCCGGCGGCGATTGCCCCGCGAGAGTCAACGCCGCTGATCTTCTCGATCCAGGTGAAGAAAGGCTTCACCCCAATCACACGGCAGGCGTTGTACACAGTCTTCAAGAAGATGTTCGAGGCTGCGGCGAAGACGTTGGAAGATCGGTCCGCCGCGGAGCATCTAAGAGCGGCCTCCGCACACTGGCTTCGCCGGATGGCAGCCTCAGCGATGCTCCGGAACGGCGCGCCCGTACTCGTCACCAGTGATGTGTCGGAAAGTACCGACTGCTCGACCACGTCGCTTTACTCGGATTTGCACGCCATGGACATGCATCGGTACGAAACCCTAGATCACTACCAGGCGGGAAAACAATGA
- a CDS encoding single-stranded DNA-binding protein, with protein MSRDTNRVSIKGTVAAAPECRSKPNGDRTVTLRVSTVDRVQRNGETAEFTSWHRVVCFGSTADDAARLSENDRVSIEGKLQTRKYEVNGKASYITEVIAFDLDKLASNTTASGSAMPTRVATTPPSNGVGADALGDMWRDDGRPF; from the coding sequence ATGAGTCGAGATACCAATCGCGTCAGCATCAAAGGGACTGTGGCCGCCGCGCCGGAATGCCGCAGCAAGCCCAACGGCGATAGGACCGTAACTCTTCGCGTTTCTACGGTGGATCGAGTGCAGCGTAATGGCGAGACAGCCGAGTTCACGAGCTGGCACCGTGTTGTGTGCTTTGGCAGCACCGCGGATGATGCCGCCAGGCTTTCCGAGAACGACCGTGTCAGCATCGAGGGAAAGCTGCAGACACGCAAGTATGAGGTCAACGGCAAGGCCTCATACATCACCGAAGTGATTGCCTTCGATCTGGACAAACTGGCGTCGAACACAACGGCCAGCGGATCTGCTATGCCTACACGCGTCGCAACCACGCCCCCGAGCAACGGCGTCGGTGCGGATGCGCTTGGGGATATGTGGCGGGATGATGGACGGCCGTTCTAA
- a CDS encoding outer membrane protein assembly factor BamE, whose amino-acid sequence MNRTILAIGLAISAALAGCTTTGASNAITDESKVAMIKPGVTTTKDVERIFGRPSNVQYLEKGEQIWSYQNVKTGALAYIPFANMLGNSMKESSLVFRFTGKGVVKEFQQGENRL is encoded by the coding sequence ATGAATAGGACCATTCTGGCTATTGGACTGGCTATCTCGGCGGCTCTTGCCGGCTGCACGACCACAGGCGCGAGCAATGCCATCACAGACGAGTCGAAGGTCGCGATGATCAAGCCGGGCGTTACCACCACCAAAGATGTGGAACGGATCTTTGGTCGTCCGAGCAACGTTCAGTATCTGGAAAAGGGGGAGCAGATCTGGTCGTATCAGAACGTGAAGACCGGTGCCCTCGCGTACATTCCATTTGCCAACATGCTTGGCAACAGCATGAAGGAATCAAGTCTGGTATTCCGCTTCACGGGCAAGGGGGTGGTGAAGGAATTCCAGCAGGGAGAAAACCGTCTGTAG
- a CDS encoding adenylosuccinate synthase, translated as MMTTEIPSVVRQGGHDKAHAALCVRAVRWLQLSESRQGPGCTIAVSECQAADAGEIPDAIGFRAVGQELHSVVVEVKVSRADFLADAKKPHRQEPAAGMGQFRYYLAPAGLIRPDELPPRWGLIEVDGRALRVRAGHVLAPRLPEKSYQRDFTPWSLASNRERELALMVRLFARVGDADLLHRQLKEARNRLAYAARTAEHYRDRATAAERNNFVLRCALDEHAIPHPTLERLPKSLPRRASAASNGQAYLERSTAHGV; from the coding sequence ATGATGACAACGGAAATTCCAAGCGTGGTGCGCCAAGGTGGCCACGACAAAGCGCACGCCGCCTTGTGCGTGCGCGCGGTGCGGTGGCTGCAGCTGTCGGAAAGCAGGCAAGGCCCAGGCTGCACCATCGCGGTCAGCGAATGTCAGGCGGCCGATGCGGGCGAGATCCCCGATGCGATTGGCTTTCGCGCCGTCGGCCAGGAGCTGCATTCGGTAGTGGTCGAAGTCAAGGTGTCGCGGGCCGATTTCCTCGCAGACGCCAAGAAGCCGCACCGCCAGGAACCGGCGGCTGGCATGGGCCAGTTTCGCTATTACCTCGCGCCAGCTGGCCTGATAAGGCCCGACGAGTTGCCGCCCCGATGGGGGCTGATCGAGGTCGACGGACGCGCCTTGCGGGTCCGCGCCGGCCATGTCCTGGCACCTCGCTTGCCCGAGAAGAGCTACCAGCGGGATTTCACCCCTTGGTCGCTTGCATCAAACAGGGAGCGTGAGCTTGCGTTGATGGTGCGACTGTTCGCCAGGGTCGGCGACGCCGACCTGTTGCACCGGCAGCTGAAGGAGGCACGCAATCGACTGGCTTATGCAGCCAGGACCGCCGAACACTACCGCGACCGAGCGACGGCGGCAGAGCGCAATAACTTCGTGCTGCGCTGTGCCTTGGACGAGCATGCAATACCGCATCCAACGCTGGAGCGATTACCCAAATCCCTACCTCGCCGTGCCAGCGCAGCCAGCAACGGCCAAGCCTATCTTGAAAGGAGTACCGCACATGGTGTTTAG
- a CDS encoding helix-turn-helix domain-containing protein, translating to MASTSNTPSSIGEAIARAREARGLNQSELARQLGVTPQAVQKWESNTTSPRPAKVALIARVLGIDPRILLPIGFELTQTPGEEAPSDRWPFRVSRDRVLQMDADELERIDDFIEQSVRRWESRRSSTSGPVSGVVGPHRGSRR from the coding sequence ATGGCATCGACATCGAACACCCCCAGTAGCATCGGAGAGGCAATTGCACGAGCGCGTGAAGCGCGCGGGCTCAACCAGTCCGAGTTGGCGCGACAGCTTGGGGTTACGCCTCAGGCCGTTCAAAAATGGGAATCCAACACGACATCACCGCGGCCGGCAAAGGTCGCACTCATCGCTCGGGTTCTTGGCATAGATCCTCGAATCCTGCTGCCTATTGGATTCGAGCTAACGCAGACGCCAGGGGAAGAAGCCCCGTCAGACAGATGGCCGTTTCGGGTCTCCAGGGACCGAGTGCTGCAGATGGATGCGGATGAGTTGGAGCGCATCGACGACTTTATCGAACAGAGCGTCCGACGGTGGGAATCGCGACGGAGCAGCACAAGCGGCCCGGTGTCTGGCGTCGTTGGGCCACACCGCGGTTCTCGAAGATAA
- a CDS encoding PAAR domain-containing protein produces MKDIVRVGDRTDHGGTVIEGFGTTTSGGKPWAGVGHKVVCPRCKGAFPIIEGHAHITVDGVPVAMHGMRTACGATLLATPSTTTGQHPLPGAAAGVATAFLNSAGTTTALPPALLHDDLYVLRDAGTDEPIANADYAIRRANGELEYGRTNRRGQTHLLSAVAKSEPIEIFVEGQR; encoded by the coding sequence ATGAAGGACATCGTGCGGGTCGGTGATCGAACTGATCATGGTGGAACTGTGATTGAGGGCTTCGGCACAACAACCTCCGGCGGCAAGCCTTGGGCCGGCGTCGGCCACAAGGTCGTGTGCCCAAGGTGTAAAGGAGCGTTCCCGATTATCGAGGGACATGCGCACATCACGGTGGATGGTGTCCCCGTGGCAATGCATGGGATGAGGACCGCCTGTGGTGCGACACTTCTTGCCACGCCCTCCACAACAACCGGCCAACATCCGCTCCCAGGCGCGGCAGCGGGAGTGGCCACCGCTTTCCTGAACAGCGCCGGCACGACAACTGCACTGCCTCCTGCGTTGCTGCATGACGATCTGTATGTGCTTCGCGATGCTGGCACAGATGAGCCTATCGCAAATGCCGATTACGCGATCCGACGTGCCAACGGCGAGCTTGAGTATGGCCGAACGAATAGGCGAGGGCAGACCCATTTGCTGAGCGCGGTAGCCAAATCCGAACCCATCGAGATCTTTGTCGAAGGGCAAAGATGA
- a CDS encoding IS5 family transposase produces the protein MRGADTFTESLFTMRRLDDFVPKSHPLRSIRAMANQALVKMDRLFAQMYEDDIKGGQPSIAPEKLLRAMLLQVLYSVRSERQLMEQTQYNLLFRWFIGLSMDDTVWVPTVFTKNRERLIKHDAVIQFFNEVLAIAQKKNWLSGEHFSVDGTLIQAWAGHKSFVRKDGGDDKDDNDGANFKGRTRSNETHESKTDPDAKLYRKGKTASELRYMGHTLSDNRHGLVVSAMVTNADGHAEREAAKVMLNDARQVTDDPNTEITVGADKGYDAQEFIQACLELKVTPHVAQNTSGRRSAVPDAIACSAGYAVSQQKRKLIEQGFGWVKTVGRMRQVMVRGLKRVDQMFVLSMAAYNLVRMRSLGQIRPQLQ, from the coding sequence ATGCGCGGCGCAGATACCTTCACGGAAAGTTTGTTCACTATGCGGAGGCTGGATGATTTCGTGCCGAAGTCCCACCCGCTGCGCTCGATCCGCGCCATGGCCAACCAGGCGCTGGTAAAGATGGACCGGTTGTTCGCACAGATGTACGAGGACGATATCAAGGGTGGCCAGCCCAGCATCGCGCCGGAGAAGTTGCTGCGGGCCATGCTGCTGCAGGTGCTCTACAGCGTTCGCTCCGAACGCCAACTCATGGAGCAGACGCAGTACAACCTGCTGTTTCGCTGGTTCATCGGGCTGTCGATGGACGACACCGTTTGGGTGCCCACGGTCTTCACCAAGAACCGCGAGCGGCTGATCAAGCATGATGCGGTGATCCAGTTTTTCAACGAGGTGCTGGCCATCGCGCAGAAGAAGAACTGGCTGTCGGGCGAGCACTTCAGCGTGGACGGCACGCTGATTCAGGCGTGGGCAGGCCACAAGAGCTTCGTGCGCAAGGACGGCGGCGACGACAAGGACGACAACGACGGCGCCAACTTCAAAGGTCGCACGCGCAGCAACGAGACGCACGAGTCCAAGACCGATCCCGATGCCAAGCTGTACCGCAAGGGCAAAACTGCGAGTGAACTTCGCTATATGGGTCATACCCTGAGCGACAACCGTCACGGCCTGGTGGTGAGCGCCATGGTGACCAATGCGGACGGACATGCTGAGCGCGAGGCCGCGAAGGTGATGCTCAACGATGCCCGACAGGTGACGGACGACCCGAACACCGAAATCACGGTGGGTGCAGACAAGGGCTACGACGCGCAAGAGTTCATTCAAGCCTGCCTGGAACTGAAGGTGACGCCCCACGTGGCACAGAACACCTCGGGGCGCCGCTCGGCCGTTCCTGATGCCATTGCTTGCAGCGCCGGGTATGCCGTTTCGCAGCAAAAGCGCAAGCTGATCGAACAAGGCTTCGGATGGGTCAAGACTGTCGGGCGCATGCGCCAGGTGATGGTGCGTGGACTGAAGCGAGTCGACCAGATGTTCGTGCTGAGCATGGCCGCCTACAACCTCGTGCGCATGCGCTCACTGGGACAAATCCGTCCGCAGTTGCAGTAA
- a CDS encoding helix-turn-helix domain-containing protein — protein MLTRLDNGVLQALLDSAARESAELDFKSDFNADNADHRRGLIEDACAFANARGGWLLLGVAEEAGSVSGLPGLEVADPDALRLRLIQMVETGLEPRLSGLRIDCVPVADGRHVVGIRVPQSWSGPHRTVGQRRFMVRGDSTNSEYDILGLRQAFLARDHAAQVWEAFRNERISRYYANRLPLVVAAEPAALIHLYPLSAVGTAAGIDLATAARSPAFLPARGNGWGPRHHLEGIVHRGEEHDAASTHYVHIFRNGALESFLALDPHVGNPGLALSRLQATVETLLPRWLEGVSDLAVAGPFQFAVTLVGVQGMQPLRDEPPRYSTWGNAAREDTLPLPARYLDPSEIDAGAMELLLEELRVVLHHAFGRDGIRSRYF, from the coding sequence ATGCTGACACGACTCGATAATGGCGTACTGCAGGCGCTACTCGACAGTGCCGCGCGTGAGTCGGCCGAGCTGGATTTCAAGTCGGATTTCAACGCCGACAACGCAGATCATCGCCGGGGTCTGATTGAAGACGCCTGCGCATTCGCCAATGCGCGAGGTGGATGGCTTCTGCTCGGCGTGGCCGAGGAGGCGGGGAGCGTCTCGGGTCTGCCCGGCCTGGAGGTGGCGGACCCCGATGCACTGCGTCTACGGCTGATCCAGATGGTGGAGACCGGACTAGAGCCACGGCTATCGGGATTGCGCATTGATTGCGTGCCGGTCGCTGACGGACGGCATGTCGTGGGAATTCGTGTGCCGCAGAGCTGGTCCGGGCCTCACCGCACAGTCGGCCAACGCCGGTTCATGGTGCGGGGCGATAGCACTAACAGCGAGTACGACATTCTCGGACTACGCCAGGCTTTCCTGGCGCGGGACCACGCCGCCCAGGTATGGGAGGCCTTTCGCAACGAGCGGATTTCCAGGTACTACGCGAATCGTCTGCCTCTTGTGGTGGCAGCTGAGCCTGCGGCGCTGATCCACCTTTATCCCCTGAGTGCGGTCGGCACGGCGGCTGGCATCGACTTAGCGACCGCGGCAAGGTCGCCCGCATTTTTGCCGGCACGTGGAAACGGCTGGGGCCCACGGCATCACCTTGAGGGCATCGTTCACCGTGGCGAAGAGCATGATGCCGCATCGACACACTATGTCCACATCTTCCGGAACGGGGCGCTAGAGTCGTTCCTAGCGTTGGATCCCCACGTCGGGAATCCCGGGCTCGCGTTGTCCAGGTTGCAGGCTACTGTCGAAACATTGCTTCCCCGCTGGTTGGAGGGCGTGAGCGACCTCGCCGTTGCGGGCCCTTTCCAATTCGCGGTGACGCTGGTGGGCGTGCAGGGCATGCAGCCGCTACGGGATGAACCACCGCGCTATTCGACGTGGGGAAACGCGGCGAGGGAAGATACGCTGCCGCTGCCGGCACGCTATCTTGACCCGAGCGAGATTGATGCAGGGGCGATGGAATTGTTGCTGGAAGAGCTTCGCGTGGTGCTTCATCACGCGTTCGGAAGGGACGGCATCCGCTCGCGGTACTTTTAG
- a CDS encoding prepilin peptidase yields MLGLLVGSFLNVVIHRLPRMMERAEANYVASLRNEPLPYRDRFDLAMPRSHCPDCQRPVAHRHNVPVIGFLLLRGRCGACGAPIGWRYPAVEVTGAAVAAAALWQLGPTWQAAAGMVLGWSLLALALIDAESLLLPDQITQPLLWLGLLVNVWGLFVPATDAIVGAAGGYLMLWGVYWLFKLLRGKEGMGYGDFKLMAALGGWFGWQALPALLLLSSLAGLVCALGTGLVRSLDRDRPLPFGPCLAVAGILVLLGGDDWLLRVIAAAFPWVR; encoded by the coding sequence ATGCTCGGCCTGCTGGTCGGCAGCTTTCTCAACGTCGTAATTCACCGCCTGCCGCGCATGATGGAGCGAGCGGAGGCCAACTATGTTGCTTCGCTGCGCAACGAGCCGCTGCCTTACCGGGATCGCTTCGACTTGGCTATGCCGCGCTCCCATTGCCCGGATTGCCAGCGGCCGGTTGCGCACCGGCATAATGTCCCGGTGATTGGCTTCCTGCTGCTGCGCGGGCGCTGCGGGGCCTGCGGAGCGCCAATCGGTTGGCGCTATCCGGCCGTCGAGGTGACTGGTGCCGCGGTCGCCGCGGCTGCACTGTGGCAACTCGGACCGACCTGGCAAGCGGCTGCCGGCATGGTGCTTGGGTGGTCGCTGCTCGCACTGGCGCTCATCGACGCGGAATCCTTGCTTCTGCCTGACCAGATCACGCAGCCGTTGCTCTGGCTGGGACTGTTGGTCAATGTCTGGGGCTTGTTCGTGCCCGCCACTGATGCGATTGTCGGCGCGGCGGGTGGCTACCTGATGCTGTGGGGCGTCTACTGGCTGTTCAAGCTGCTGCGGGGCAAGGAGGGTATGGGTTACGGCGACTTCAAGCTGATGGCTGCGCTGGGTGGCTGGTTCGGGTGGCAGGCTCTGCCGGCGCTGCTGCTACTGTCATCGCTCGCTGGTCTCGTCTGCGCGCTGGGCACCGGCCTTGTGCGCTCTCTCGACCGCGACCGTCCTCTTCCTTTTGGCCCCTGTCTTGCAGTGGCCGGCATCCTGGTATTGCTGGGCGGCGACGATTGGCTATTGCGCGTCATCGCGGCCGCCTTTCCATGGGTCCGTTGA
- the traW gene encoding conjugal transfer protein TraW — protein sequence MKRKLLALSAVMATTASQSAFAVCDGCVVAAVQTANATITAAVAASTTTISTAINLLSTNLANVGSKVSDAVVQSANQQRELQIETQRRTEKERVERETELPIDPCSNSSGNYASQATISTGGKSSGYKRGGGGGSSVSSPVLSKALNDPFPSPEVARRQSHAIHMAKYCNAVEQRLGYAGCSGSSMPDADANVESILTGAGKPGKDPELTFSTEQEEAARAYARLSLDPHPPQNITKAEAATEQGKSYIALQKMYQANMSAAEKIQFDLIASRMPFPGSNQLVQEIKKADHAAKYFDMTASKQAKNGAMSLAEMMDFESGRRFRNPYWVIAMAAEASPEKLQREMVLMQAYSNELQLQNLRMMEKVGVALGQLLAAQTRAEMRPSIEAQLLRAQSTNAR from the coding sequence GTGAAGCGAAAACTCCTAGCCCTGAGCGCGGTCATGGCGACGACGGCATCGCAGTCCGCCTTCGCCGTCTGCGACGGATGTGTTGTTGCCGCAGTCCAAACTGCGAATGCCACAATCACGGCCGCCGTTGCTGCTTCAACCACGACAATTTCGACCGCGATCAACCTGCTCAGTACCAATCTGGCAAACGTTGGTTCGAAGGTCTCCGACGCGGTTGTGCAATCTGCAAATCAGCAGCGCGAGCTGCAGATCGAAACGCAACGACGAACCGAGAAGGAGCGTGTCGAGCGGGAGACGGAGCTACCCATTGACCCATGCTCGAACTCGAGCGGGAACTACGCGAGCCAGGCAACAATTTCTACAGGCGGCAAGTCGTCAGGGTACAAGCGCGGCGGTGGCGGTGGATCCTCAGTCAGCAGTCCCGTGCTCAGCAAAGCGTTGAACGATCCCTTCCCTTCCCCCGAAGTAGCGCGCAGGCAATCCCACGCCATCCATATGGCGAAATATTGCAACGCAGTTGAACAGCGGTTGGGCTACGCGGGCTGCAGTGGTTCCAGCATGCCGGATGCCGACGCAAACGTCGAATCGATCCTCACCGGCGCGGGCAAGCCAGGCAAGGACCCTGAGCTTACTTTCTCGACCGAGCAGGAGGAGGCCGCACGCGCGTACGCGAGACTGTCGCTCGACCCCCACCCGCCCCAGAACATAACCAAGGCCGAGGCGGCCACGGAACAGGGCAAGAGCTATATCGCCCTGCAGAAGATGTATCAGGCGAACATGAGCGCAGCAGAGAAGATCCAGTTTGACCTGATTGCCTCTCGCATGCCTTTTCCCGGTAGCAACCAACTGGTTCAGGAGATCAAAAAAGCGGACCACGCTGCCAAGTATTTCGACATGACGGCATCAAAGCAGGCCAAGAATGGCGCGATGAGCCTTGCGGAGATGATGGACTTCGAGTCGGGTCGGCGCTTCCGTAATCCGTACTGGGTGATTGCCATGGCGGCCGAAGCTAGCCCAGAGAAGCTGCAGCGCGAGATGGTCTTGATGCAAGCCTATTCGAATGAACTGCAGCTCCAGAATCTGCGGATGATGGAAAAGGTGGGCGTTGCACTTGGCCAACTTCTTGCGGCCCAGACGCGGGCCGAGATGCGGCCGTCCATCGAGGCACAGCTTCTGCGAGCACAGAGCACGAATGCCAGATAG